Genomic DNA from Prunus persica cultivar Lovell chromosome G1, Prunus_persica_NCBIv2, whole genome shotgun sequence:
GCTCGCGATTGGTTATGGAGTGAGATAAGAGgtattgaaatatttttatgcttatattttttatattaagtaaaacattttattgttgttttctaataattttttttatttatactgTTAGCTTCAAGCCCTAATGAGAAGGAAGCTAGAAGAGTTACCGTTCAAGATGAAGAAGTTGATAATAATGAGGAAGAGGTAACATTCTTATATTTAATAgctctctttaattttttaaatagatttttcttatattggccagtttctcattttcttttaaataattgtaatgttttatcttattattaattttttcttttgtagaaGTCTACCATTGAAACAGAGAacatatctttgttttttgattaAAGCTATGAATGATGGAGCGTAGGAGAGTTCATTGAAATTGTGAAGTTTTATTTGATAACAGGatattgttaatatttctttagGATTGGTTTTCTAATTTAAGACTAGAAGGATTTATTGTGCTTACTGAAAAAGTTTCTAAATATTTGGattgagaaattattttaaCAAGAAATATCTTATTAAAAATCGGGGATTGGGGCGGGTATGGGAGACACTTCCCCGACGGGGACGGGGACGGGGATTCCCCGAAAAGCCTAAACCGGGAATTGGGGCGGGGACGGGGACGGGGATGGGGAGCGGGGACGGGGATGGTATTGCCATACCCTGCCCCTAACCGgcccgttgccatccctaaGACCAACATCGTACAACGCTAGTTGCTGGAACATGAGAAAACTTTAAAGTAATAGCCCGTTGGTATTCCAAAACAAGCTCTCGGGTACGAGCCAAAAGTCAAAGAGGTGAAGTACCCTGACCAGAATGAAAAAGATCATTACAAGATCTCCATAATCCCCATGGGGCATCACTATGTTAAAGTTCCAACAACCATCTGGACCAAATAAGAAATGAACAGTAGCATcatcccaacaaaaaaaaaagaggtaaaGAAGCCAAGGATCTCGATAAATCTTAATTGATAAACCATCTCCTACTCTCCAGTGAAGACTAGCAGCCAATAACTCCCGACCTCCAAATAAGTGAAGGAGAATTCCCCAAAGGAATAGTCAAAAAATCACCATTAGGAAAAATGTGTGTTGTTATCCCCTTACTGCAACCAAGTCACTCAAGGGTGTTATGGCCACATTGTCTCTTCCTGTTCCAAAAAGAGATCTAAACGAAACTCTAAAAAGTTTAAGGTTGGACAAATAAATGGGAGAAGGAACATTTAAGGCTTAGTTCAACATGACAAATAGTTCGGGCTCCTTTCATATTTCTATTTAATAGTTCCTTAGTTCAACATGACAAATAACATTTAAGGCTTTGTCCTAGTTCAATTGGTTTTGAAATTCTTTAGCTTTTAAGACTGATTTGGTGGTCTTTGGTTGGGTTTTAGTTTGAgattttggttgggttttaGTCTTAACTCTTGTACTCGCTAAATACATAGGCTATGCATACGTTTATCTTCACTTCTGGCAGGTCAAGATATATGTTTCTTTCATACACATACTCGCAAATCTACATATTCTAATTAATCTATGAGGTTTGAAGAGATAGCAAGGAATTTACATAAACAAGGACTCAAAAGTTTATTGGACTGGCTACATACCTAGGCCTTGATATACTTATTTCATATAAAGTACATGCACTTTCAAAGTGTATCTGTAAATTCATGGATAAGAGGTTTacttatacaagcgatattctactttaatctaatctaaactacGGGGAGGGGAATTCGAACTCAAATGCAGAGTGGGGAAGTACATCCTCTCTAGTCAACTTGGCTAAGTCCATATATgcaacttcttttctttttggtgaaCCATACTCGTTCTCGTTGCACTTCTGTCTTTCTCTCATTTCCACCAATTTCTTTCTAATtatcttcctctttctctcttcaccTATTTCTATCttctatctctttctctcttattttatCTCTTCtacctctttttctcttcttcacatctttatatttttatcttgCTAAACCGGAAACTGGCCAAATCGAACTAGAATCGCATaggtccggtttggttcgattCTTCTAGATACTTTCTATGAAAATTGAATCAAATCGGGTCGTGTGTAATTTTCCATTTCGGTTCCAATTCGAGGGAAAAATGTCATGCCCTGATCCGGAAATAAGAAATATTCCTAAATTAGGGTGTGTGAATTGaacgaaataaaataaaaagactgagaaatttgttaaaatacatttttcttataaaaataataataatcttacAAGTGTAcaagatataaataaaagtttataaCTCTCAACTAATCCAACTTCTCCAATTTAGTCCTTGTCTTGACcatagtctaaaatatcgataatatcgactAAATATCGAAGATATTATCGTTTTTTTGAATCACGGATATTTCCGAATGTATCCatacacatatcgtataaatatagATCATATcgaaaaatatcgatgtcgataatttcactcacacttcagcaatattttgtcacaATATGACtataatatcgaaaatatcgatgtaatggaaaaaaaggaaaggaaaaaaactacAAAGCACACACACTCAAAGGGTTCAAATCCCTATCATTTCAATCCTCCAACGCGTTAACCACCATGttacttatgtttttgtgataatatgccAAATTGAAAAATCTCAAGTCCTTTACGTAACAACAAACAAATGGATCCCCTGATATGAATGAAATCTgtgaactctctctctctcaagaaagaatgaaagaaagaaagaaagagcagCATGAAACACGCTTGTTTCACGGGCGAGCAAGAAAAAACACttgcaaattttcttcttcttctttcttttttgggtgacGAATGACAATGGCTTTGTTTGCATTGCAGATATCCACGTGGCAGATTGAAAAAGTCACATGTGATGTGAATGTATACAAACGGCACCGTTCGTCTGTCCAACTCCTGGTGGTGTGTGGTTTTTGCATCATTCAATTTTGGTTGAGTGCTGTGGCCGGAGTCAGACGGAGGCCCAGAGTATCCAATGCAACCCCCCACTTTTGCCACCAAACTTCCCCACCTTccattttactttaatttaattaattaactaatattataaaatcattttttgtttgctctaaatttttttaacttaaaaACCTACCTCCCACACGTGCACTCAATtatcttcctctttctctatTCACCTATTtctatcttctctctctttctagtttctctcttattttatctcttttatctctttttctcctcttcacatctttatatttttatcttgCCAAATCAAAAACCGGCCAAATCGAACTGGAGCCGCATAGGTCCGGTTTGATTCGGTTCTTCTAGACACTTTCTATGAAAATTGAATCAAACCAGGTTGTGTGTGATTTTCCATTTTGGTTCCAATTCGAGGGAAAAATGTCACGCCCCGATTCGGAAATAAGGAATATTCCTGAATCATGGTACGTGAattgaatgaaataaaataaaaggattgaaaaattggttaaaatatatttttcttataaaaaataataataatcttacAAGTGTACaagatacaaataaaactttgGTACGTCTGACTGGACTGGACTGGGTTAAATAGCACTCGAAATCCTTGTTAGGTAAAAGACGAGACTAACTTAAATGAGACTGTATAGTCCaatagtgaaaaaaaaaaagcctcacTCGCTCGTCTAATACAACGAGCCTTAAAAGTGGTTCTCTAAATAACACGCTCACTAAATAGAACACGTGAGTCCAACGcctctctttaaaaaatatcataattttatttgttttcttttaattattgttttagatctttgaatgagttttttattttttttggcagcatttatttattttagataaAAATCTTTaactaaatttaaatattacaataattattttgatattgcatttggaaaatcaaactatAGTAATTTAcaaatgtttgatatttttttgatattgAAACAAGTTAAATAATTCATGATGTGATGCTTTCTTTATCGCAAGCAATTTTTACCTtgtcaaattatatttttcggtttgaagtcaaaagtcaaatatataaaaattatatatatatatataatttaattattattttacttggTCCCTGAAAAACCTAGAATTATATTGAGTGAGCTTAGCTCCTTTAGCAATGTTTCCACCAACTAAGATTAatcttgagaagccaaaaaacaaatatcataattttattcttcataaaaaataaaataaaatttgttttaaatctttttttttggttgccagatattgttataaatctttgaattgggtttctttttagcatttatttatcttttaggTCAAAAAccccaattaaatttaaatgaagTCGCACCGGGAGCTAGTGCTTGCTATCTAAGAATTGCTCCATGGATCTCATCGGAAATGTTTGATGCTTCTTGGGGCTTCTttgaaaaaaggaagaagattaCTATAATCAGTAAGGAAAAGAGGTTCATAAGGTTTGCACAAAGCCCTTCTGTCGCGAATACAGTGCAAAGattttcttctatcttctttGTTTGTGTCAGAAAAAGAATCAGTAATCGGATGCTATAGAGCCATAttatatgaattattttttagttagacacaacaccaaacataggtcttcattatttttacaatccagcttcttagtccgacgcagcaccaaacgtaggtcagtacttaatccagcttaggccAATCCGAGATAGTCCTAGGATTTAGTCTAGTCCATAACAGTCCATCGTGCCAAACGACCCCTATAACTCTCAACTAATCCAATTTCTCCAATTTAGTCATTGTCTTGACCATAGtataaaatatcgataatatcgacgaaatatcgaggatattatcgttttttcGAGTCACGGATATTTCCGAACGTATCCATatacatatcgtataaatatagATAATATCGACGATCATAttggaaaatatcgatgtcgataatttcgctcacacttcagcaatattttgtcataatatcgctataatatcgaaaatatcgatgtaatggaaaaaggaaaagaaaaaaaccacaaagcACACACGCAAAAGGGATTCAAACCCCTGCTATTTCACTCCTCCAAAGCCTTAACCACAATGatgcttatgtttttgtgataatatgctaaaatatattgttttgttttgaactgTTTTTGCAAGAATTAGATTTTCATATGAGAATATGAGTCTTTGACCTTTCCTTTTGGGATGGAATCGAGCGGCTCATGGAAAGAATCCGAGACCCaatcttcaaatgattttgcGTATAGACAATGTCAACCAATCTCATATCCATATGGGTGACATGTTAACAATTatatgcaaaactattttaggGATTTATCGTTTGATGAttactcttcacaatacacttactctacacatagagatgatgaaggtaagaaaaatttgaaccttataggaactctatgtggtactaagttattcgtgtatcttaccatgcaatgtataaagtgtaaaatattgtattaaattattttatataaatgattatggtgtgtttactaTTCTTTCATTACTACATAATTTCTACACTCACAGTGTTTGTCAgctcgctatataatcaacttaaatcaattaaacccATCATgaaatgcatttccttccaattttttgtgataaattaATAGagaattgactaaataaacatcctccgaagtttcaataaaaatttccaaaattttcttacaatttccgtggtttttattcaatttttatcgatatcgataatatctcgatatttccatcgaaatttcaGTGTTTTTGAACTACCGATATTTTCGATactatcgatattttagatcTTTGTCTTGACCACTAATTGTTCTGAAAAGCAAAATAGGTTAGGGATGAGCAAACCACCACTGAGTGAATAGATTATGTAATATGCTTGTCAAGCAATGCCATTTTACACaccctaaaaaatataataaaaagatacacAATTCAAATCATATCACGTCATTACTTTATATCTTGGTTATTCTTTACAAATTGTACCCAACACATGACCCTTATCGGCCTCACTGCCCTGTGCCTCCGTCTGATATATTTATCCTTCAGATACCTCGTCACTAAAGTTCTCATGTTCTATGAATAGTACTTACCTCACAAAAAACtccaaattatatattttgtgtgAAATATTGCACATATTAGACATGCTTAAATTGAAAATAGGGAGAGATTTGTAAATAGAACAAATCCATAATCTATGATTTTCACATTTATCACAAAACAAGAACTTTTAAAATACATTACATAACCCAATCACCATAATAATGATAATTATAAAATCTTGCAAGGCAAATCCGCACGTTCTccatcttgtttctttttctttttcttcttcttcttctcctctctctctctctctctctctctctctctctctctctctaaaaacaCTACTACATGATAGAAATCTATTCTAAAGAATTGGAATGAATAATTGAAGCAAGGAAGGATGATACGAATGCaaccaaataatatatatatctaaacCATGAAAAGATAAGATAGAAAACTAGGAGAATAATGTGACTCATCTTGCTTTCGCCAATGACATCCTAAAGGAATATGTGACTCATTTATTTCCACCAATGATACCACAACACCACTTGTTACTAGCATGCAGGGTAGCATGACAATGATGATTTGATTAAGACCAATTCCAAGTCTCTACATGTGGAAAACAAGAATGGTTCCATCTTTCACCTAAAGGAATAATCTtattgtttgggcctaatttggcacgcccagtccaaaatcaaaaagcccacaaaacagaaaaagaatagGCCTTGATTCCAGAAAAGCAgcccaaaccaaacaaaagggGCCCATGTCTTCTACAAAATGGCAGAGGtgtaaaaaacacaaaataggtCAATAAAATTGCCAATTAATGGCAATTCATCACCAAAACGGATCGATAAATTTCTAAAGAAAAATTGGATTGGGCCCAGCTTCTAAATTCTCACCATTTATCTCAAAAAACCTATAGTACAAGTCAGCAGATCTTTTTGGAAGGTCTATTCTCAGAACCCACGTGACTActtgactttgaaaagtcaacaatttcaactatcACAGGATAGTTGATTGGGAATTAATGAAAGCTGGTCATTAGCAGAAAGATTTCTCTGGAACTCTGCGGTTAAAAGATCAGAATCCTTTTGGATATAATTCTGCATCAGAGCAGGTGATCTTTCCAAAAGATACGCAAACTACAATATCAAAGGATAAGTGGGAAGCAAAGGAGTTgttcaaacaagaaaagcaaactgacCATCACGTCAAATTGTGTTCTTTCTCCTTACCAATCACAAacagagaacaaaaaagagctgatttttctttcagaaaagCAATGAAAATACCTCCAAGAAAACTGACTATTGATGGTTCTTTTctgccagaatagataacttacctttttctttgcattttaaaataaaagatcttgTTTTTGGAAAATCTGCCatccattattaaaagattagaagcctcactccagcattttctataaatatgagaggaaCAGATCAAAAGACAtccaaaaatcaatcaaaaacaaaaactcagaatgatcacttgatctcaaaaagccttcaaacaaactgaagcaaccaaaagctcgtTGAACCACAAGAAAGAAGCCAGCTACAAGTCAAAACTTCCAGTTTCATttcagacttagagaaataagtcattcagAACGGGATTTCtttcgttacaaatttggttcagcaaaagccaaatcAAACAGAGTTTGAgattttacaaatatgaaaacttcaacaaatttatgaagagccctgatcaagcagaacaggtacTACAGTGTAGTTCCAGCTCAGTAATCCTCAAGTCCAGCCACTTGTCCCTTTCAGACTGAAGAGACCGCAATTCTACCTgttcaaaaagccttccagggcttgaaatagattaaagctctgccagaCTCGAACGTTGGTATCGTTTTATAGCAGAAGCTtagcagttgaagttgttgacagtcCAATCCAGCACAGGTATACCCAGTCTAGCCCGGAtaagaagtttctacccaagCAGAATTGGAAGTCCAgccttttttttgtctttctagagttggttttttccttttgagtcTTGTAAAAGGCATTTATGCCTAAAAATAGTTcgttttcttattatttattctagccagaactaccagttttatactgtgaaaaattgtgaagtcctcactagtctgaatgaagaaaagaacttacttgagagatattcctcacccaaattcaaaatCGCTTATTTAGAAATTGGTAACTCGAGGCgcaagttatttatttttaagaagtctgctagaattttttcattgctagcagtggcacgcccgcacactaaagaaagttgacttgttgaccagtcaatggtttttAAGGAAATGGGGAACTTTgccctaccatcacaggaataaacataaaacaggtgaacaatttggcatgCCCGGGGGGACTTCTCAGTATACATATTCCTAGGAAAATCTTCTAAAGTATATGAATATTGAAAGTTCTAGCCAGAATCCACGCTGTGTTATGGAAAGAGATCAAGCAGCTCTCCGAGAAGGACTGGTGTTAGAAGAAAGTGATGCTAGGCAATCAACCCATGGCAGTACCAGGAGTAGACGTTCCAAGTCTGGCTCTAGAAAGTTGAACCAGATATAGGAAGCTGTGTTCCGACAGGAGGCCACAGCACAAAGGAGCCAGGATACTCTAaataacatgacagccatgatgcaatggaAAGTCAACAGGCAGTTCAGAAAGGACCGAGAGGCTGCTATTGCCAGAATTCCAAACCCAGATGTTGTGGTCCAACAGCTAGACCTCCCTTATGGACCTCCACCAGGACTGGCATGGCCATACCAAGAGAAACCTTTTATCGCGCAGATAGTTGGAATACCAGGACATGGAGAAATCCAAGCTGGACAGAGGGGAGGAGTCCTTCCCATCCAAGAACATGAGGCTCCAGTTCGTCCAGAAGGCCCTACACCAGTTCAGGCCCCCCCAGAATCAGCCAGAACCTCCACATATTCCACAACATGTGGCCCCACGTGATTAGCCCTTGGCACTTCTGCTTAAGCAACCAGCTGTGTTGCCCTACagacccagaaggatggaCCCCAATCCATTCCCTCTACTAGCAAAAGGTAGAAGAGGCAAAGGGGGAATTAACCTTTTTGCCAACAATGATAGGAACAGACCGGGGGCAAACTGGAGGAACCATCCCGACTtcgaagaagaggaagaacacATGGAGGAAGTTCTGCCCAGGCAATTCAGAATGAAGCACAGGATTAAGAACAACCAGAAAGAATAGGGGCGAAATTCGCATTGTGTCAATGCCTTGATATTATGCGTCGTAAGACTTTCTCCAACCCAAAGGGTGGAATctcaaattttgagttatGAGCCCAAAATCCATCTCCAACCCATGTATTTTGAGGGGTGGAATTTTGGCCAAGGCAGAATCTTGGCTGTCAACCACTCTATTGCTTCTGCGTGACAAGTAGCAGTCACTGGTGAAGGAGCTGTTGGAATCCAACGGCTTCATTTGAAAGTTGaggtttggttttttatttatttatttttagttttataaaATGCCCATGCTATATTAGCTTAACATCCATGATTATTTTTAGGCAATCTCAACTAGAAACTTTCACATCCAATGgttgaaatttaaatccaacgGTCAAAtactttttataattaatctaAATCATATACAACCCCAAAACTTATCCCAAattctataaatacccattcattttttaaataatccacctaaatcatttatttttaagtgaaattatactatgttttggaatttgaatttttaaggttaaaatgttcaaaaaattaaatcatgaatattgaaataaaaataatgtcaagaaaagttaatgacaaaaaaaataaataaataggaattaaccattcttaaacaatttgatAAAGTTGCGGACCGAAATTATAAGTGTAAGGTTGGAGGTAAAAACAGTTTGAGTCTTgaaaatacatgaatagttgtattttggGGAATAGAAATTGAGTTTAGTCTCAACGTGGTTGGAGAAAATACAAATTGACGAAAGTTGAGCACTTGAATGTAATTAATAACAAACGTAAACTACATAGGTAAAagtaacaaaattgaaaccaaaagtgacaattaaaataaacaaaaagtacAATTTGTGATTTTTGACTAGTGACAATGAAATAGACATTTTCCGTACATTTCAAACATCCAGCTTATCTTTTGATCATTTGACAAATATATGCACCAACTCACGAAATTTGGTAAGGAAATTTGTCATCCCCATGTACATGTACATGGCACATATCATATTTACTTGGTTAGGATTTAACTTTATGAaactccctctccactctttTGAAGGGAAAGTGACTTTACCAACTAaggattatattttttttgttttgtttttcttacaaaTTACATGAACAAAATCACACACTACACACTCTTAAATATAGATTCAATCAATACCAGCATTACAAAGTTGGTTCATGtaatttgagaattttttttgtatgcatTTTGTTAGAAGATTgtatgtgatatatatatatatatatatataaagaaaatataaattagaaaCAGATGGatctgaaattatatatatatatatatatatatatatctggaAGGGATCATTGCAtacagaaataaaataaagtaaaattggCTAATGATGTCAGTGTGTGCCCTAATGAGCTCCAAAATACAATCAATGAGGTCAAACCTGAATTTAGAAGCAAAAGAAGCCAAGCCAGCTGAAGAAGAACCAAACAGGAAACAAGATTGAAGAGCCCAGAGAGGATCCAAACCCAGAACTTCCATTTCATCAGATTCCAAAAGGAAGCCCTCTAATTTTATTTCCCGCCAAAAATGTAAACGAAATCCCCCAAAATACTGTCGCAAGGTTCAAAATCATCGCTCGCACTTGCagtgttcttcttcttcttcttcttcagaaatGGGGATGGAATCCAGCTCCACCCACTTCACGATTATGAGAAGGTAAATTGAAACTAACCGTTGTTTTCCTATTAATTCGCAATTAAATTTACGGCTTACCCAATCAAACTTTGTGAATTGGGTAGTTTTgattgtttgtttggttttttcttcttcttctttttctccttcatCCCATGCTGCtatgtttggttgctgagaaataGGGGGAAAATTGTGAtaaatttatgatttattgatctgataatttatgtatttgtttcattattttccTAACCACTGTTCACATTCTTGAACTGCTGTGTTGCTGACCATGTTAATAGATTAGTTTCTGTACAAGTGTGCTTTCCATGATCAGTAAATGCTGTTTCAAATTGTTAATCAAATGGTGGCAAAAGTTGAAGTGTCTTtttgttgtcatttttttttggtttgaacaCAGCTCAGATACTGATTCTAAGATTGAAGACAGTGGGAACAACTTAGTATTAAAAGCATACCCGATGCTTCCCATGAAAACTGTTAACGCAGAGGATGAAGGAGAGTCTAGAGTACTTGAACCATATGTGGGGTTAGAGTTTGATTCAGCAGATGTCGCACGTGACTTTTACAGTCTCTATGCAACCCGGATGGGATTTAGAGTTCGAACTGGTCAGTTGTATCGGTCGAGAACTGATGGTTCAGTTTCTTCTCGGAGATTTGTGTGCTCCAAGGAGGGATTTCAGATTAGTTCACGAACAGGTTGCCCTGCATTGATAAGGGTGCAAAGACGCGATTCAGGGAAGTGGGTTGTAGACCTTTTCCTGAAGGACCACAATCATGGTCTTGGATCCACAGAGGAAAACCATTCTCCGATTTTGCAGAAGAAGACTCTAACACGTAAAAACTCCGTTGTTGAATTGTCCCATAGgccaaaaatcaaatctaTTGAGGAAATTGAGGATGGACGACCTTGCCCATCTGGAATTATTAGTGCCAAACGCTTAAAATGGGATGGAGATGAAATGCAGCCAGAAGTTGAACCGTCTGCAGGTCTAGAGTTCAATTCAGCCAATGAAGCATACCAATTTTATCATGTATATGCAGAAAATACAGGATTTAGAATCAGGATTGGTCAATTATTTCGTTCAAAGCTTGATGGGTCAATTACATCCCGGCGATTTGTGTGCTCAAAGGAAGGTTTTCAGCACCCATCAAGAGTTGGTTGTGGGGCATTTATGAGGATTAAGAGACAAGACTCTGGAAGGTGGGTAGTGGACCGTCTTGATAAAAATCATAACCATGAGCTTGAGTCCCAACTGGAAGTTCAaaagacaaatttattttcttcaaaaaagtTCATAGAGGAGGAGATTGGTGGGCTAGAAAATGAAGATATTGTTGACATAAACAACGGTAACAATGTCAAAAGACGTAGAGAAAATCACATTGGAAGCGATTGGTACCGTGTGCTGTTTGACTATTTTCAGACCAAACAGGCTGAAGATACAGGATTCTTTTATGCAGTAGAGGTTGATAATGGTAGTTGCATGAGTATTTTCTGGGCTGATGGGAGGTCTAGATTTTCATGCTGTCAGTTTGGTGATGTCATTATTTTGGATACCTCATATCGGAAAGGCATTTATCTGGTCCCATTTGCCACTTTCATTGGAATCAACCACCATAAGCAACCAGTGCTTCTTGGCTGTGCTCTAATTGCTGATGAATCTGAGAAATCTTTTACTTGGTTGTTTCAAACATGGCTTAGGGCAATGTCAGGACGTTGTCCTCTGTCAATAATAGCTGACCAAGACGATGTGATCCAGCAAGCCATCATGCAAGTTTTT
This window encodes:
- the LOC18793445 gene encoding protein FAR1-RELATED SEQUENCE 7 isoform X1, whose amino-acid sequence is MGMESSSTHFTIMRSSDTDSKIEDSGNNLVLKAYPMLPMKTVNAEDEGESRVLEPYVGLEFDSADVARDFYSLYATRMGFRVRTGQLYRSRTDGSVSSRRFVCSKEGFQISSRTGCPALIRVQRRDSGKWVVDLFLKDHNHGLGSTEENHSPILQKKTLTRKNSVVELSHRPKIKSIEEIEDGRPCPSGIISAKRLKWDGDEMQPEVEPSAGLEFNSANEAYQFYHVYAENTGFRIRIGQLFRSKLDGSITSRRFVCSKEGFQHPSRVGCGAFMRIKRQDSGRWVVDRLDKNHNHELESQLEVQKTNLFSSKKFIEEEIGGLENEDIVDINNGNNVKRRRENHIGSDWYRVLFDYFQTKQAEDTGFFYAVEVDNGSCMSIFWADGRSRFSCCQFGDVIILDTSYRKGIYLVPFATFIGINHHKQPVLLGCALIADESEKSFTWLFQTWLRAMSGRCPLSIIADQDDVIQQAIMQVFPGTHHRFSLWQFKAKESEHLRLMNTSFKYEYEKCIYECQTADEFDAAWNALLCRYGLKDNGWLKAMYAKRKSWVPLYLRATFFAGIPFNESIESFFGTRFNAQTQLKEFVSQYERGLERRREEERKEDFNSFNLQAFLQTKEPLEEQCRRLYTLNIFRIFQKELLQSYSYLGFKIYEEGATIRYLVRKCGNDNEKCVVTVGPSNPKVICSCRMFEFEGVLCRHVLRVFQILDLKEVPPCYILQRWTKNAEYGIPCDSESGGNPQELKALMVWSLREAACQYIEAGATSLEKHRLAYEIMREGGRKLCWQR
- the LOC18793445 gene encoding protein FAR1-RELATED SEQUENCE 7 isoform X2, with amino-acid sequence MLPMKTVNAEDEGESRVLEPYVGLEFDSADVARDFYSLYATRMGFRVRTGQLYRSRTDGSVSSRRFVCSKEGFQISSRTGCPALIRVQRRDSGKWVVDLFLKDHNHGLGSTEENHSPILQKKTLTRKNSVVELSHRPKIKSIEEIEDGRPCPSGIISAKRLKWDGDEMQPEVEPSAGLEFNSANEAYQFYHVYAENTGFRIRIGQLFRSKLDGSITSRRFVCSKEGFQHPSRVGCGAFMRIKRQDSGRWVVDRLDKNHNHELESQLEVQKTNLFSSKKFIEEEIGGLENEDIVDINNGNNVKRRRENHIGSDWYRVLFDYFQTKQAEDTGFFYAVEVDNGSCMSIFWADGRSRFSCCQFGDVIILDTSYRKGIYLVPFATFIGINHHKQPVLLGCALIADESEKSFTWLFQTWLRAMSGRCPLSIIADQDDVIQQAIMQVFPGTHHRFSLWQFKAKESEHLRLMNTSFKYEYEKCIYECQTADEFDAAWNALLCRYGLKDNGWLKAMYAKRKSWVPLYLRATFFAGIPFNESIESFFGTRFNAQTQLKEFVSQYERGLERRREEERKEDFNSFNLQAFLQTKEPLEEQCRRLYTLNIFRIFQKELLQSYSYLGFKIYEEGATIRYLVRKCGNDNEKCVVTVGPSNPKVICSCRMFEFEGVLCRHVLRVFQILDLKEVPPCYILQRWTKNAEYGIPCDSESGGNPQELKALMVWSLREAACQYIEAGATSLEKHRLAYEIMREGGRKLCWQR